Proteins from a single region of Salvelinus sp. IW2-2015 unplaced genomic scaffold, ASM291031v2 Un_scaffold3142, whole genome shotgun sequence:
- the LOC112075410 gene encoding macrophage mannose receptor 1-like → MSILPSCLPHQFHFVNLKKNWTEAQSICRQNYTDLATIDEDMADMKKLSNTGSARWSESAWIGLYKNIWRWSLGDRELEGNGFWAPGHPNNKNTNEVCVWMSQDGLWREGKCDKEWYFVCYDDKNATNKFILIKSKIHFDMAHSYCQQTNQTDLVSVRNATERDAILEKVKTDLMPIASTETYSVWIGLHTFPGVWRKSDQSVSPFQNWKKGEPZLHGEFCGEVNFPSGEWNSQGCTTELPFICYDDELVLSSRTRRLRSPWHCRDLTMELCLPTTQSNPANWVQQRAKSRHPLRLVA, encoded by the exons atgtccatcctcccctcatgcCTCCCTCATCAGTTCCACTTCGTGAACTTGAAAAAGAACTGGACTGAAGCTCAGAGTATCTGCAGACAGAACTACACTGACCTGGCCACCATAGATGAGGACATGGCAGATATGAAGAAGCTCAGTAACACAGGATCAGCTAGATGGAGTGAATCAGCCTGGATAGGGCTGTATAAAAACATCTGGAGGTGGTCTCTGGGAGACAGAGAGTTAGAGGGGAACGGGTTTTGGGCACCAGGACATCCAAATAATAAAAATACCAATGAGGTCTGTGTGTGGATGTCGCAAGATGGGTTGTGGCGTGAAGGCAAATGTGACAAGGAATGGTACTTTGTCTGCTATGATG ACAAAAATGCTACCAACAAGTTTATTCTCATCaagtcaaaaatacattttgatatggCTCATAGCTACTGTCAGCAGACAAACCAGACAGACCTGGTCAGTGTGAGGAATGCAACAGAGCGGGACGCAATACTGGAGAAGGTGAAAACAGACCTAATGCCAATTGCCAGCACAGAGACATACAGCGTGTGGATCGGACTGCATACATTTCCTGGAGTCTGGAGGAAGTCTGACCAGAGTGTTTCCCCCTTCCAGAACTGGAAGAAAGGAGAACCASAGCTTCACGGAGAGTTCTGTGGTGAAGTTAATTTCCCCTCTGGAGAGTGGAATAGTCAGGGTTGTACCACCGAACTTCCTTTTATCTGCTATGACG ATGAACTGGTCCTGTCTTCAAGAACAAGACGTCTCAGAAGCCCTTGGCACTGCAGGGACCTGACCATGGAGCTGTGTCTGCCCACAACCCAGAGCAATCCAGCCAACTGGGTCCAACAGAGAGCCAAGAGCCGCCACCCCCTTCGTCTGGTGGCCTGA